A stretch of DNA from Nitrospira sp. KM1:
TTCTGGGCTCAATCTTTCCGCATACGTTTTCATGGACAAAGGGTATGTCGTCGGTCATGTCGAGAGACCGGAGCAAGCGAAGGACATTTTTCAGACGGCCAGGAATGTGAGAGGGCTTCGCTCAGTCGACGCCTTTCTTCCCGCGAAAGATTCAGCTCCGGTCGGCGGGGCCGGGCCAATCACCTCTGATGCGAGCATCAAGTCGGAAATCGAATCCACGCTCCTGCGCGCTCAGGGCGTTGAGTATAGCCATGTGCATGTGGAAGTGTTGGACGGTCGCGTGGTCCTGCTCGGTGTTGTCGCAGGAGACCAGGCGCGGACCCGCGCAGAGCGGATTACGGAAAAGACCGCAGGAGTGAAGGATGTCAGGAATTGGTTGCTGGTG
This window harbors:
- a CDS encoding BON domain-containing protein, which codes for MDSKRAWAMCHSGGLGIALLFLVSNGCNGDTYSAVMDKAEAGYSALVTADDRMYRRRLQDALEVNTAFSGLNLSAYVFMDKGYVVGHVERPEQAKDIFQTARNVRGLRSVDAFLPAKDSAPVGGAGPITSDASIKSEIESTLLRAQGVEYSHVHVEVLDGRVVLLGVVAGDQARTRAERITEKTAGVKDVRNWLLVPETDYLTIRSQF